A region of Paraburkholderia sp. BL23I1N1 DNA encodes the following proteins:
- the ribA gene encoding GTP cyclohydrolase II has translation MLTSHDLSPAADGAVNGECVILDATATLPTRYGTFTSYVFRVCESGAEHLALVMGDVANKSSVLTRLHSECLTGDVLGSYRCDCGEQLDLALRYIAAEGCGVLLYLRGHEGRGIGLSNKIRAYALQEQGRDTVEANLDLGLPDDSREYDSAAGILRTLKVTSVRLMSNNPEKFDTLSKHGIPVCERVALAIPMREENERYIRTKQLKFGHYFDENE, from the coding sequence ATGCTCACGTCTCACGATCTTTCGCCAGCTGCAGACGGCGCTGTCAACGGCGAGTGCGTCATCCTCGACGCTACCGCCACGCTCCCCACGCGCTACGGCACGTTCACTTCCTACGTGTTTCGTGTGTGCGAAAGCGGCGCCGAACATCTCGCGCTCGTGATGGGCGATGTCGCAAACAAGTCGTCCGTGTTGACGCGCCTGCACTCAGAGTGCCTGACGGGCGACGTGCTCGGTTCGTATCGCTGCGATTGCGGCGAACAGCTCGACCTGGCGCTGCGCTATATCGCGGCCGAAGGCTGCGGCGTGCTGCTCTATCTGCGCGGCCACGAAGGGCGCGGCATTGGCCTGTCGAACAAGATTCGCGCGTATGCGCTGCAGGAACAGGGCCGCGATACCGTCGAGGCCAATCTCGATCTCGGCTTGCCGGACGACTCGCGCGAATACGATTCGGCGGCGGGCATTCTTCGCACGCTCAAGGTCACCTCGGTGCGTTTGATGAGCAACAATCCGGAGAAATTCGACACGTTGTCGAAGCACGGCATTCCGGTATGCGAGCGCGTCGCGCTGGCGATTCCGATGCGCGAGGAAAACGAGCGCTATATCCGCACCAAACAGTTGAAGTTTGGGCATTACTTCGACGAGAATGAGTAG
- a CDS encoding DUF4148 domain-containing protein codes for MKSLIKAVAIAAILVAPVASFAQSSQQLVTRAEVRSQLIQLEQAGYNPATTNDTNYPAAVQAAESRVQAQNPAVAQTQEPVADTSGYGGAVSGSSQAGGVIQPASGAKSVYFGN; via the coding sequence ATGAAATCGCTCATCAAGGCAGTCGCCATTGCAGCCATTCTGGTCGCTCCCGTCGCATCGTTCGCACAATCGAGCCAACAGCTCGTGACGCGCGCCGAAGTCCGCAGTCAATTGATCCAGCTGGAACAAGCCGGCTATAACCCGGCCACGACCAACGACACGAACTATCCGGCCGCTGTTCAAGCCGCGGAAAGCCGTGTGCAGGCGCAAAACCCGGCCGTCGCGCAGACGCAGGAACCGGTCGCGGATACGAGCGGTTACGGTGGCGCGGTCAGCGGTTCGTCACAAGCGGGTGGCGTGATTCAACCGGCGTCGGGCGCGAAGTCGGTTTATTTCGGTAACTGA
- a CDS encoding BON domain-containing protein: protein MKAFQAIKMVGGALIVLASVNAYAQSSDAAATAAPMAASSAPNAKSVKKADRALGRKVRTALSKTKGLSVTNITVRARSGAVTLAGTVPEQPQVDLATQAAQAVPGVTSVKNALSIRPVGQ, encoded by the coding sequence ATGAAAGCATTCCAGGCAATCAAGATGGTCGGCGGCGCGCTGATCGTTCTCGCATCCGTCAATGCGTACGCGCAAAGCAGCGATGCTGCAGCGACGGCGGCCCCCATGGCGGCTTCGTCGGCGCCTAACGCCAAGTCGGTCAAGAAGGCCGATCGTGCATTGGGACGCAAAGTACGCACCGCCCTGTCCAAGACCAAGGGCCTGAGCGTAACCAACATTACTGTGCGCGCACGTAGCGGCGCAGTGACGCTGGCCGGCACGGTGCCTGAGCAGCCGCAAGTCGACCTGGCAACCCAGGCCGCACAAGCAGTGCCGGGCGTGACGTCGGTCAAGAACGCACTGTCGATCCGTCCGGTCGGCCAGTAA
- a CDS encoding LysR substrate-binding domain-containing protein: MRRLPPLNALQIFETVARHRSFTRAADHLCLTQGAVSRQIIALEDYYKFPLFKRHAKGLTLTAEGELLLPAVKESFARIEEISLRLTRQRTDLALKVPTCVMRWMLPKIMRFQAEYPELHVQITTTWQHDVDFQLEPFDAAIIYGSSPGADVQAVALFEERLTPVCAPDLLKDKPLGEVADLARHTLLHPTRDHRDWKMWLAKVTEVDATNTQGIDAGHGPSFDTLDMATNAALQGFGVAISDLALIDEDVAAKRLVRPFDTVLKTGWRYYFVYPDSVAHQQKLNLFRDWIAEHWEE, from the coding sequence ATGCGACGTCTCCCGCCGCTCAACGCGCTGCAGATTTTCGAAACCGTCGCGCGGCATCGCAGCTTCACGCGCGCCGCGGATCACCTATGCCTGACGCAAGGCGCGGTGAGCCGGCAGATCATCGCGCTCGAGGACTATTACAAGTTCCCGCTCTTCAAACGCCATGCAAAAGGTCTCACGCTGACCGCCGAAGGCGAGTTGCTGCTGCCGGCCGTGAAGGAGAGCTTCGCGCGTATCGAGGAGATATCGCTGCGCCTCACGCGCCAACGCACCGATCTCGCGCTGAAAGTGCCGACCTGCGTGATGCGCTGGATGTTGCCGAAGATCATGCGCTTCCAGGCCGAGTATCCCGAGCTGCATGTGCAGATCACCACGACCTGGCAACACGACGTCGACTTCCAGCTCGAACCGTTCGATGCGGCGATCATCTATGGCTCCTCGCCGGGCGCGGACGTGCAGGCGGTGGCCCTGTTCGAGGAGCGTCTGACGCCGGTGTGCGCGCCCGATCTCCTGAAAGACAAACCGCTCGGCGAAGTGGCGGATCTGGCGCGTCACACGCTGCTGCATCCCACGCGCGACCATCGGGACTGGAAGATGTGGCTCGCCAAGGTGACCGAAGTGGATGCCACGAATACACAAGGGATCGACGCCGGGCACGGCCCAAGTTTCGACACGCTCGACATGGCGACCAACGCCGCCTTGCAGGGCTTCGGTGTGGCGATCAGCGACCTTGCCTTGATCGACGAAGACGTCGCGGCCAAGCGCCTCGTGCGACCGTTCGATACGGTGCTCAAGACCGGCTGGCGCTATTACTTCGTGTATCCGGATTCAGTCGCGCATCAGCAGAAGCTGAATCTGTTTCGCGACTGGATCGCGGAGCATTGGGAAGAGTAG
- a CDS encoding TOTE conflict system archaeo-eukaryotic primase domain-containing protein, translating to MTDRDLMAALQAENARLIALLDAHGIEWRLPPQTVNLPKTVGFSRMSTDEKVTLFRKLFRGRTDVYPVRWESKTTGKSGYTPACANEWRAGVCEKPRIKCGDCGNRLLIPLSDAVIYDHLAGGQTVGVYPLLEDDTCHFLAVDLDEAEWRDDARAFVLSCHELGVPVALEISRSGQGAHAWIFFSAKVSARDARRLGTAIISHTCSRTRQGAVRLVERWR from the coding sequence ATGACTGACCGCGATCTCATGGCGGCATTGCAAGCGGAGAACGCTCGTCTGATCGCGCTACTGGATGCCCACGGCATCGAATGGCGCCTGCCACCTCAAACCGTGAACCTTCCCAAGACGGTGGGGTTCTCGCGCATGTCCACCGATGAAAAAGTTACGCTCTTCCGCAAGCTGTTTCGCGGCCGTACCGATGTCTATCCGGTGCGATGGGAGAGCAAGACCACTGGCAAGTCCGGCTACACGCCGGCTTGTGCGAATGAATGGCGCGCCGGAGTGTGCGAGAAGCCGCGCATCAAATGCGGCGATTGCGGCAACCGCCTGCTGATACCGCTTTCCGACGCGGTTATCTACGATCACCTTGCTGGCGGGCAAACCGTCGGCGTTTATCCCTTGCTCGAAGATGACACCTGCCACTTCCTGGCAGTCGACCTCGACGAGGCCGAGTGGCGGGACGATGCTCGAGCGTTCGTGCTGTCCTGCCATGAATTGGGCGTTCCCGTGGCACTGGAGATTTCGCGTTCAGGGCAAGGGGCACACGCGTGGATCTTCTTTTCGGCCAAGGTGTCTGCCCGCGATGCCCGCCGCCTGGGGACGGCCATCATTAGTCACACCTGTTCCCGCACCCGGCAGGGCGCTGTCAGGTTAGTGGAAAGGTGGCGGTAA
- a CDS encoding CBS domain-containing protein, with protein sequence MTSVAQLLKTKPNNTTVFTVEADDSVYEAIKLMAEKGIGALVVTEGDSIAGIVTERDYARKVVLMDRSSKATPVRDIMTKAVRFVRPDQTTDDCMALMTERRMRHLPVIENDRLVGMVSIGDLVKNIIAEQQFTIQQLEFYIHGERP encoded by the coding sequence ATGACAAGCGTTGCACAGCTTCTTAAAACGAAACCGAACAACACCACTGTTTTCACGGTCGAGGCCGACGATTCTGTCTACGAGGCGATCAAGCTGATGGCTGAAAAAGGCATCGGTGCATTGGTCGTGACGGAGGGCGACAGCATCGCCGGAATTGTGACGGAGCGCGACTACGCGCGCAAAGTCGTGCTAATGGATCGCTCGTCGAAGGCCACGCCGGTGCGCGACATCATGACCAAAGCCGTGCGCTTCGTGCGTCCCGACCAGACTACCGACGACTGCATGGCCCTGATGACCGAACGGCGCATGCGCCACTTGCCGGTGATCGAAAACGACCGGCTGGTCGGCATGGTATCGATCGGCGACCTGGTGAAGAACATCATCGCCGAGCAGCAATTCACGATTCAGCAACTGGAGTTCTATATCCACGGCGAACGGCCCTAA
- a CDS encoding TetR/AcrR family transcriptional regulator, translating to MKELIITSAAFRGTSESDEPKRRGNRTTRVPAILEAAIRVFATEGSAGFTQRRVASDAGIRLSTLQHYFGTREELLRSTIEEMGKRYVERYRALARDKLRPPEARLDVIVDETFAALTQPGINLSAFALHCWSLAEHEAFVNELAVNIHGEFLDLLAGLVAKINPVLPSAECTLRSALILSNMEGLTVFIRRAGENAPDLDALRAATKVVWKALSNAPQ from the coding sequence ATGAAGGAATTGATCATCACCTCGGCAGCATTCCGGGGAACCAGCGAATCGGACGAGCCCAAACGCCGGGGCAACCGGACAACTCGCGTGCCCGCGATCCTGGAGGCCGCGATCAGGGTCTTCGCGACGGAAGGCAGCGCCGGGTTCACCCAACGCCGAGTCGCAAGCGATGCGGGCATTCGCCTCAGCACCTTGCAGCACTACTTCGGCACTCGGGAAGAGCTATTGCGAAGCACGATTGAAGAAATGGGCAAGCGCTATGTGGAGCGCTATCGCGCGTTAGCGAGAGACAAGCTTCGTCCGCCGGAAGCGCGCCTCGATGTCATCGTCGACGAGACGTTTGCCGCGCTGACCCAGCCAGGCATCAACTTGAGCGCGTTTGCACTGCATTGCTGGAGTCTCGCTGAGCATGAGGCTTTCGTGAACGAGCTGGCGGTGAACATCCACGGCGAATTTCTGGACCTGCTTGCGGGTCTCGTGGCGAAAATAAATCCGGTGCTCCCGTCGGCAGAGTGCACGCTGCGAAGTGCGCTGATCCTTTCGAACATGGAAGGTCTGACCGTTTTCATTCGTCGGGCTGGAGAGAACGCGCCCGACCTGGACGCTCTTCGCGCTGCCACAAAAGTGGTCTGGAAGGCGTTGAGTAATGCGCCGCAGTAA
- a CDS encoding helicase-related protein gives MSFDAILKRTKAKFVLGLTATPIRRDGQQPIIFMQCGPIRYTAAKPAGAPHDLEVVSRSMPAPIDLPADAGIQDVFRHLANDQTRTEAIAAEISAAVERGRKVLVLTERTDHIDAILRALEGVVPAPFVLHGRLSKKQRAALITDLDALPSDALRILLATRKLVGEGFDHPPLDTLVLAMPVSWKGTLQQYAGRLHREHANKTDVRIIDFVDEGHPALRKMWDKRQRGYWAMGLCQLDEHRLRLWLNIGILIR, from the coding sequence GTGTCGTTCGATGCCATCCTGAAGCGAACAAAGGCGAAGTTCGTGCTGGGCCTCACCGCGACGCCCATTCGCCGCGATGGGCAGCAGCCGATCATCTTCATGCAATGCGGGCCGATCCGATACACGGCAGCCAAGCCGGCCGGTGCGCCTCACGACTTGGAGGTGGTGTCTCGCTCGATGCCTGCTCCCATCGATTTGCCGGCTGATGCAGGCATTCAAGATGTGTTTCGGCACCTCGCCAACGACCAGACGCGAACCGAGGCCATTGCCGCCGAGATCAGCGCGGCCGTCGAACGCGGTCGCAAGGTTCTTGTGCTGACCGAGCGTACCGACCATATCGACGCAATCCTTCGCGCGCTCGAAGGCGTGGTGCCAGCACCGTTTGTGTTGCATGGTCGGCTGTCCAAGAAGCAACGAGCGGCGCTGATAACCGACTTGGACGCCTTGCCTTCCGACGCCCTTCGCATTCTGCTGGCCACCCGCAAACTGGTCGGCGAAGGTTTCGACCATCCGCCGCTCGACACCTTGGTGCTTGCGATGCCAGTTTCCTGGAAAGGTACGCTGCAGCAATACGCCGGACGCTTGCATCGCGAGCATGCCAATAAGACCGACGTGCGCATTATCGATTTCGTCGACGAGGGCCACCCAGCTCTGCGGAAGATGTGGGATAAGCGGCAACGAGGCTATTGGGCGATGGGGCTTTGTCAACTTGACGAGCACAGGCTACGTTTGTGGCTAAACATAGGTATCCTGATCAGATAG
- a CDS encoding calcium:proton antiporter yields the protein MTTPATVLPRWTIAAPFVAWIVLGVAYALPGNGLLLALIGVALCAAVFTAVHHAEVVAHRVGEPFGTLVLAVAVTVIEVALIVSVMLTSGPEKAGLARDTVFAAVMIVCNGIVGICLLVGGIRHREQDFQSRGAAAALAVLASLSVLTLVMPNYTTTSAGPVLSPLQLAFAGVSSLVLYGVFVFVQTVRHRDYFLADVPDEDVHAAPPSVGVALASGGLLLVCLVAVVLLAKVLSPVVETAVKNAGAPPAVVGIIIAALVLLPEGLAAVRAARADRLQNSMNLALGSALAGIGLTIPTVAAVFLSTGQPLILGIDGKETVLLMLTLVVGTLTLSSGRTTILQGAVHLSLFAAYLFLSFAP from the coding sequence ATGACCACGCCCGCGACCGTTTTGCCACGCTGGACCATTGCCGCGCCCTTCGTCGCGTGGATCGTGCTGGGCGTCGCGTATGCCTTGCCGGGCAACGGGCTGCTGCTCGCGCTGATCGGGGTCGCCCTGTGCGCAGCCGTGTTCACGGCGGTGCACCACGCCGAAGTGGTCGCGCATCGCGTGGGCGAGCCGTTCGGCACGCTGGTGCTGGCGGTGGCCGTGACGGTGATCGAGGTCGCGCTGATCGTTTCGGTCATGTTGACGTCCGGGCCGGAAAAAGCCGGTCTCGCGCGCGACACCGTGTTCGCCGCGGTCATGATCGTTTGTAACGGGATCGTGGGCATTTGCCTGCTGGTGGGCGGTATCCGGCATCGCGAACAGGACTTTCAAAGTCGTGGCGCCGCGGCGGCGCTGGCAGTGCTCGCGTCGTTGTCCGTATTGACGCTGGTCATGCCGAACTACACGACAACCAGTGCCGGCCCGGTTTTGTCGCCGTTGCAGCTGGCGTTCGCGGGGGTGTCGTCGCTGGTGCTGTATGGGGTGTTCGTGTTCGTCCAGACCGTGCGGCATCGCGACTACTTTCTCGCCGACGTCCCCGACGAGGACGTCCACGCCGCCCCGCCGAGTGTCGGCGTCGCGCTGGCTAGCGGCGGCTTGCTGCTGGTGTGCCTCGTCGCCGTGGTGCTGCTGGCGAAAGTGCTCTCGCCGGTAGTCGAAACCGCGGTGAAGAACGCGGGCGCGCCACCGGCGGTGGTCGGCATTATCATCGCCGCGCTGGTACTGTTGCCGGAAGGGCTCGCCGCCGTTCGGGCGGCACGAGCCGATCGCTTGCAGAACAGCATGAATCTCGCGCTCGGTTCGGCGCTGGCCGGTATCGGGCTGACCATTCCAACGGTCGCCGCGGTGTTTTTGTCGACCGGTCAGCCGCTCATCCTCGGTATCGACGGTAAGGAAACCGTGCTGCTGATGCTCACGCTCGTGGTCGGCACCCTGACGCTGAGTTCCGGACGCACGACGATCCTGCAGGGCGCCGTGCATCTGTCCTTGTTCGCGGCGTATCTGTTTCTGTCTTTCGCGCCCTGA
- a CDS encoding IS6 family transposase, with product MKKTKSLYHGHRFPAVVISCAVRWYFRFSLSLRDIEELLLERGVAVTYGTIRCWCDKFGAGFAQHARAVRRKPGSTWHLDEMFVKLRGEPYLLWRAVDEHGAELDVLVQKRRDKAAAKRFFRRMLRSNPVPRGIVTDQLRSYPAAKADIPELAHVKHVFVKAAARVNNRAENSHQPTRRRERHMCGFRDARRTQAFLSCFGPIRQHFALPRHQMNAACHRAILKKRIAAWHGWTVDAEFQHTI from the coding sequence ATGAAGAAGACGAAATCGCTTTATCACGGCCACCGGTTCCCCGCTGTCGTCATCAGCTGTGCTGTTCGCTGGTATTTCAGGTTCAGCCTGAGCCTGCGCGACATCGAGGAGTTGTTGCTCGAGCGCGGTGTCGCAGTCACATACGGAACGATCCGTTGCTGGTGTGACAAATTCGGCGCCGGATTCGCTCAGCACGCCAGGGCGGTGCGGCGCAAGCCGGGTAGCACGTGGCACCTCGACGAGATGTTCGTGAAGCTGCGCGGCGAGCCATATCTGTTATGGCGTGCGGTCGACGAACATGGTGCCGAACTGGATGTGCTGGTACAAAAGCGTCGCGACAAGGCTGCGGCAAAGCGCTTTTTCCGGCGGATGCTGCGTTCGAACCCGGTGCCGCGCGGGATCGTTACGGACCAGTTGCGCAGTTACCCGGCAGCGAAAGCGGATATTCCCGAACTCGCTCATGTGAAGCACGTATTCGTCAAAGCCGCGGCACGCGTGAACAATCGCGCCGAGAACAGCCATCAGCCGACCCGCAGGCGCGAACGACACATGTGCGGCTTTCGCGATGCACGTCGCACGCAGGCGTTTCTCTCCTGCTTCGGCCCGATCAGGCAGCACTTCGCGTTGCCCAGACATCAGATGAACGCGGCATGTCATCGCGCCATACTCAAGAAACGCATCGCCGCCTGGCATGGTTGGACCGTCGACGCTGAATTCCAGCATACTATCTGA
- a CDS encoding ABC transporter permease codes for MSAMLARFSRRASSVSGAVSGAVSGAMPDATPDESSGGASGSPGAASGAPDGQASTALAKARPWLLLAPILLFLAILGAAALVVLRMSFGTQGNEWHGFTLQNYADLLDGYFLKSLWLTLRLAFQSMICAVLLAIPVALAMARTKSRLARRLLLAGVLLPLLVNLLLQGYGWLIILGPAGLLNHALLGSGLVERPVMWLYREHGVLLGLIQTAFPLAVLPLSSAMRAVSSSYEEAAATLGATRWQTLRHVLLPLAMPGLVSGALLVFAYNASAFAVPLLLGGRRVPMLAVLVHDQVAPLLNWPAASASGVVLMIATLTVMALSQRLVRRTQHLAEEPHA; via the coding sequence ATGAGCGCGATGCTCGCGCGCTTTTCGCGGCGTGCCTCATCGGTATCAGGCGCGGTATCAGGCGCGGTATCAGGCGCAATGCCGGACGCGACACCGGATGAGTCATCGGGCGGGGCTTCCGGCTCGCCCGGCGCCGCGTCCGGCGCACCGGACGGGCAGGCGTCCACGGCGCTCGCAAAAGCGCGCCCCTGGCTTCTGCTCGCACCGATCCTGCTGTTTCTCGCCATACTCGGCGCGGCCGCGCTCGTCGTGCTGCGTATGAGTTTCGGCACCCAGGGCAACGAATGGCATGGCTTCACGCTGCAGAACTATGCCGACCTCCTCGACGGCTATTTCCTCAAGTCGTTGTGGCTCACGTTGAGGCTCGCGTTCCAAAGCATGATCTGCGCGGTGCTGCTGGCCATTCCCGTCGCCCTGGCGATGGCGCGCACCAAGTCACGGCTCGCGCGGCGGCTGCTGCTGGCGGGCGTGCTGCTGCCCTTGCTCGTCAATCTGCTGCTGCAAGGTTATGGCTGGCTGATCATTCTCGGCCCGGCCGGCTTGCTCAATCACGCGCTGCTCGGCAGCGGCCTCGTCGAGCGCCCGGTGATGTGGCTGTATCGCGAACACGGCGTGCTGCTCGGTTTGATTCAGACGGCGTTTCCGCTGGCCGTCCTGCCGTTGTCGAGCGCGATGCGCGCGGTCTCGAGCTCGTATGAAGAAGCCGCAGCCACGCTCGGCGCGACGCGCTGGCAAACGCTGCGTCATGTGTTGCTGCCGCTCGCCATGCCGGGACTCGTGTCGGGCGCCCTGCTCGTGTTCGCCTACAACGCCAGCGCCTTCGCCGTGCCTCTCCTGCTCGGCGGACGCCGCGTGCCGATGCTCGCGGTATTGGTCCACGACCAGGTCGCGCCCCTGCTGAACTGGCCCGCCGCGTCCGCATCGGGCGTCGTATTGATGATCGCGACGCTCACCGTGATGGCGCTGTCGCAGCGCCTCGTGCGCCGCACGCAACATCTTGCCGAGGAGCCTCACGCATGA
- a CDS encoding ABC transporter permease encodes MSTPIQTPRLPGSPRLPRLPMTMTMPGQLGKATALLAAVVLFLAALPILTMITMSFSAADTLEFPPHAYGLHWYRAAWHSFVSPDASDSLSMGAALSTSLIVALSTMVIATLVSVPAAYALSRYRFRGKPAVEQLVALPLVYPLVMLGLSLLLVFNVLPVELGVFRLIIAHVILALPFTVKNCAASVASIGPEFEEAACVMGASPSRALIDVILPLMRPGILAGMLFAFIVSFNEFTVTFFLYGIDTMTLPVWLYSRTVSSLDPTVFCFAVFIVAIDFALIWLLEKLIGDEGVAL; translated from the coding sequence ATGAGCACGCCGATCCAGACTCCGCGCCTTCCAGGTTCACCACGCCTGCCGCGTTTGCCCATGACCATGACCATGCCCGGCCAGCTCGGCAAGGCCACCGCGCTACTCGCCGCCGTCGTGCTGTTTCTCGCCGCGCTGCCAATTCTGACGATGATCACGATGTCGTTCAGCGCGGCCGACACGCTCGAATTCCCGCCGCACGCCTACGGATTGCATTGGTATCGCGCGGCGTGGCACAGCTTCGTCTCGCCGGATGCAAGCGACTCGCTCTCGATGGGTGCCGCGCTCAGCACGAGCCTGATCGTCGCGCTCTCGACAATGGTCATCGCCACGCTCGTCTCGGTGCCCGCCGCCTACGCGCTGAGCCGCTATCGCTTTCGCGGCAAACCCGCGGTCGAACAACTGGTGGCCTTGCCGCTCGTCTATCCGCTCGTGATGCTCGGTTTGTCGCTACTGCTGGTGTTCAACGTGCTGCCGGTGGAACTCGGCGTATTCCGCCTGATCATCGCGCATGTGATTCTGGCGCTGCCGTTCACCGTGAAAAACTGCGCGGCCTCGGTGGCCTCGATCGGCCCGGAGTTCGAGGAAGCCGCCTGCGTGATGGGCGCGAGCCCGAGCCGCGCGCTGATCGACGTGATCCTGCCGCTCATGCGCCCCGGCATTCTCGCCGGCATGCTGTTCGCGTTCATCGTCTCGTTCAACGAATTCACGGTGACCTTCTTCCTGTACGGCATCGACACGATGACGCTGCCGGTGTGGCTCTACAGCCGCACGGTGTCGTCGCTCGATCCGACGGTGTTCTGTTTCGCCGTTTTCATTGTCGCGATCGACTTTGCGCTGATCTGGCTGCTCGAAAAGCTGATCGGCGACGAAGGGGTGGCGCTTTGA
- a CDS encoding DNA-3-methyladenine glycosylase, whose protein sequence is MPNQPLPILPLVRDDLPLDAVALARFMVGKYLVHDLPEGRISGRIVETEAYPLGDSTSHAFSGRRPYNGSMFLAPGHAYVRLTYGLSCMLNISAEAEEVGAGILLRAIEPLEGLPLMEARRPGVPLRDLARGPGRLTMALGIDQSFDGRDLCAGRDLWIGAIETGNAPIGVTTRIGLSREMHRPLRFFEPGSAFVSGPRKLLLPPYADAVTGARN, encoded by the coding sequence ATGCCAAATCAGCCGCTGCCCATCCTCCCATTAGTTCGTGACGATTTGCCGCTCGATGCGGTCGCACTTGCGCGCTTCATGGTCGGCAAATACCTGGTGCACGATCTTCCCGAAGGTCGTATCAGCGGCCGGATTGTCGAAACTGAAGCGTATCCGCTCGGCGATTCGACCAGCCACGCGTTTTCAGGCCGCCGCCCGTATAACGGCTCGATGTTTCTCGCCCCCGGCCATGCCTATGTCCGGCTCACCTACGGGCTTTCGTGCATGCTGAATATTTCCGCGGAAGCGGAAGAGGTCGGCGCCGGTATTCTCCTGCGTGCCATCGAGCCGCTGGAAGGCTTGCCCCTGATGGAAGCCCGGCGGCCTGGCGTACCGCTGCGCGACCTCGCGCGCGGTCCCGGCCGGCTCACCATGGCCTTGGGCATCGATCAGTCGTTCGACGGTCGCGATCTTTGCGCCGGGCGCGACCTGTGGATCGGTGCGATAGAGACGGGGAATGCGCCGATCGGCGTGACGACACGTATCGGCTTGTCGCGCGAGATGCATCGGCCGCTGCGGTTTTTCGAACCGGGCAGCGCGTTCGTCAGCGGGCCGCGAAAACTGTTGCTGCCGCCGTATGCCGATGCTGTGACGGGCGCGCGAAACTGA
- a CDS encoding ABC transporter ATP-binding protein: MTHLTLQAVTKRFNAAYAVDSVDLSVPDGKLVCFLGPSGCGKTTLLRMIAGLETPSSGSINFAGRDITNLPANRRDFGMVFQSLALFPHMAVAQNVAYPLKLRKTAKDAQARRVAELLELIQLPHMANRPVTQLSGGQRQRVAIARAIASQPKLLLLDEPLSALDAKLREAMQVEIRLLQQRLGITTIMVTHDQREAMTMADEIVVMEKGRIAQVGKPLDIYRDPVSEFVADFIGLGNILPVTYDGAGAVSLPGGRRIAVAQPARVPASNSDIRLLIRPEDVCVKLASDNAGQNRLAGTVTFIRDVGASLEATIDCAGFTLTAATTPRETPGLTLGMPVLAELPPHACKLIAARAAY; the protein is encoded by the coding sequence ATGACCCATCTGACCTTGCAGGCCGTGACCAAGCGCTTCAACGCGGCCTACGCCGTCGACAGCGTCGATCTGAGCGTGCCCGACGGCAAGCTGGTGTGCTTTCTCGGGCCGTCCGGCTGCGGCAAGACCACGCTCTTGCGGATGATCGCCGGGCTGGAGACGCCGAGCTCGGGCAGCATCAACTTCGCCGGCCGCGACATCACGAATCTGCCCGCCAATCGGCGCGACTTCGGCATGGTGTTTCAGTCGCTCGCGCTGTTTCCGCATATGGCGGTCGCGCAGAACGTCGCGTATCCGCTCAAGCTGCGCAAGACCGCGAAAGACGCGCAAGCGCGCCGCGTTGCTGAATTACTGGAACTGATCCAGTTGCCGCACATGGCGAACCGGCCCGTCACGCAACTCTCCGGCGGCCAGCGGCAACGCGTGGCGATTGCGCGTGCCATCGCGTCGCAACCGAAACTGCTGTTGCTCGACGAGCCGCTCTCCGCGCTCGACGCCAAACTGCGCGAAGCAATGCAGGTCGAAATCCGCCTGCTGCAACAACGTCTCGGCATCACGACGATCATGGTCACCCACGATCAGCGCGAGGCGATGACGATGGCCGACGAGATCGTCGTGATGGAGAAAGGCCGGATTGCGCAAGTCGGCAAACCGCTCGATATTTATCGCGACCCGGTCAGCGAATTCGTGGCTGACTTCATCGGGCTCGGCAACATCCTGCCGGTCACTTACGATGGCGCGGGCGCCGTCAGTCTGCCGGGCGGCAGGCGCATTGCCGTGGCGCAACCGGCGCGCGTGCCGGCGTCCAACAGTGATATTCGCCTGCTGATCCGCCCGGAAGACGTGTGTGTCAAATTGGCGTCCGACAATGCCGGGCAGAATCGGCTGGCGGGCACGGTGACGTTTATCCGCGACGTGGGGGCGTCGCTCGAAGCAACGATCGATTGCGCGGGTTTTACCCTGACTGCCGCGACCACGCCGCGCGAAACACCGGGGCTGACGCTCGGCATGCCGGTGCTCGCAGAATTGCCACCTCATGCGTGCAAACTGATCGCCGCTCGCGCGGCATATTGA